In Caballeronia sp. TF1N1, the DNA window CATTGCAAGTGCGCCGCGCGTTCAAGCAGAATGGTTTTTGGAAGGTGAGACATCGGGCCGACATGTCGTCGAACGTACGTGCGGTCCGAGGCTCGGTAAGTTGATTACTCCGCGTGCGGAGAAAAATTCGGGAGAGCTTTATGCATCGATTCATCATCGTCGGCGGAGGGGCCGGCGGTCTCGAATTGGCGACTCGTCTCGGCGACCGTTTCGGTACGACGGACAGTAAAACGGCACCGCGTGCGCAAGTCACGCTGGTGGACCGTAATCCCACGCATATCTGGAAGCCGCTTCTGCATGAAGTGGCCGCAGGCAGCATGGACCCGTTCACGCAGGAACTCGAATACGCCGCGCAGGCCATGTGGCACGGCTTCGAGTTTCAGCAGGGCGAGTTGATTGCGCTGGACCGCGCGACAAAACGCATTACCATCAGCGCGTTGCGCGACGACGAAGCGGGCGAGGTCTTGCCGCAGCGCGAACTGGAATACGACACGCTCGTCATTGCCATCGGCAGCACGACGCATTTCTTCGGCGTCGAAGGCGCGCAGCAACATTCCATCGCGCTCGATACAGTTGGCCAGGCCGAGCTCTTTCGCAAGCGGCTCATCGCGGCATGCATGCGCGCCGAGCACTTTGCGCCGGAACCGGTGGCGGCGGGCATCGACGATTCCGAAGGGCCGCCCGTGCCGCTCGGTTCGCCGAACGCGCCGCGCATTCAGGTGGCGATCGTCGGCGCGGGTGCGACGGGCGTGGAATTGTCGGCGGAACTGCGCAACACGGCGCACGTGCTTTCCGCGTACGGTTTGCACAAGCTGGATCCGAAGCACGACATCGGTATCGTGCTGATCGAAGCGGGGCCGCGCATTCTGCCCGCGCTGCGCGACACGGTATCGACCGCGACGGCCGAGCTATTGACGAAGCTGGGCGTGTCCTTGATGACGGGCGAAACCGTCGCGGAAGTCTCGCGCGATTCCATTCGCACGGCGAGCGGCAAGACCATTCGCGTAGACCTCACGGTGTGGGCGGCGGGCATCAAGGCGCCGGCCATTCTCTCGCAGCTCGACGGCTTGCCGACCAATCGTCTCGGCCAGCTCATCGTGCGCCGCACGCTGCAAACGGAAGCCGACGACAACATATTCGCCCTGGGCGATTGCGCCGCGTGTCCGTGGCCCGGCAACGAGCGCGGTGTGCCGCCGCGCGCGCAGGCGGCGCATCAGCAGGCGAGCTTTCTCTTCAAGGCTTTCGAGCGCCGCATGAACGGCAAATCGCTGCCGGAATATACGTACCGCGATTTCGGTTCGCTCGTGTCGCTCGGTCGCTATAGCGCGGTCGGCAGCCTGATGGGCGGGCTCATCGGCGGCAACATGATGATCGAAGGCCTCTTTGCGCGCTTCATGTACATGTCGCTGTATCGGCTGCATATCGCCGCGCTCCACGGCTACGCGCGCATGGTGCTCGACACCATCGCGCACTGGCTGCGCCGGTCCACCGCGCCGCGCGTCAAGCTGCACTGAGCTGCATCGACGCTGCAAAGCTGTTTAGAATGAGCGGCGCGCCTTGTGATATGTCGGGCGCGTTCGCTTGGGAGTCGTACAGCGCCGCGCGTCGTGAAGCCTTGAACACACTCGCGCGGTTCCAGAATCCATGCCGCCGGCCGCGCGAATCGACGCCTGCCGGCGCTTGCCGCGGGAGCTTTGCATGCTTACCCCTGAAGTCGACAGCCTCATTCCCCATGTTCCGTTCGACCGTCGCAACTTCATCAAGGCAGCTTTCGGCACAGGCTTCGCAGCGTGCGTGCTGCCCGTGTCGGCACAAACCATTCATACCGATGACGCGGGTCTCGAAGCCGGCGCCGTGGGCGTGCGCGGCGCGGATGGCGTGCTCGTGCCGGCGTATCGCGCGCAGCCGAAGGGCAAGACGCATCTGCCGGTCGTCATCGTGATCCACGAGATTTTCGGGGTGCACGAGCATATCGCCGATGTCTGCCGGCGCTTCGCCAAGCAAGGCTATCTCGCCATCGCGCCGGATCTCTACACGCGTCAGGGCGATGCCTCGGCGTACAAGTCCATGCAGCTTCTCAACGAGCAGCTTGTCTCGAAGGTGCCTGACTCGCAAGTGATCTCGGACATCGACGAAACCGTCAAATGGGCGGGCGAGCACGGCGGCGATCTGAAGCGGCTAGGTATCACCGGGTTCTGCTGGGGCGGGCGCATTACGTGGCTTTATGCGGAGCACAATCCGCACGTGAAGGCGGCGGTTGCATGGTACGGGCGCGTCACGGGGAACAAGACGGCGAACACGCCGAGCAACCCGATCGACAACGCGGCCGAACTCAATGTGCCTGTGCTCGGGCTATACGGCCGGCAGGATCAGAGCATTCCGCAGGACACGCTCGAACAGATGAAGCAGGCCGTGGCGAATGGCCAGCCGAAGGCGCGGGAGTCGCAGATCGTCGTGTATGACGACGCGCCGCACGCGTTCTTCGCGGA includes these proteins:
- a CDS encoding NAD(P)/FAD-dependent oxidoreductase, yielding MHRFIIVGGGAGGLELATRLGDRFGTTDSKTAPRAQVTLVDRNPTHIWKPLLHEVAAGSMDPFTQELEYAAQAMWHGFEFQQGELIALDRATKRITISALRDDEAGEVLPQRELEYDTLVIAIGSTTHFFGVEGAQQHSIALDTVGQAELFRKRLIAACMRAEHFAPEPVAAGIDDSEGPPVPLGSPNAPRIQVAIVGAGATGVELSAELRNTAHVLSAYGLHKLDPKHDIGIVLIEAGPRILPALRDTVSTATAELLTKLGVSLMTGETVAEVSRDSIRTASGKTIRVDLTVWAAGIKAPAILSQLDGLPTNRLGQLIVRRTLQTEADDNIFALGDCAACPWPGNERGVPPRAQAAHQQASFLFKAFERRMNGKSLPEYTYRDFGSLVSLGRYSAVGSLMGGLIGGNMMIEGLFARFMYMSLYRLHIAALHGYARMVLDTIAHWLRRSTAPRVKLH
- a CDS encoding dienelactone hydrolase family protein; its protein translation is MLTPEVDSLIPHVPFDRRNFIKAAFGTGFAACVLPVSAQTIHTDDAGLEAGAVGVRGADGVLVPAYRAQPKGKTHLPVVIVIHEIFGVHEHIADVCRRFAKQGYLAIAPDLYTRQGDASAYKSMQLLNEQLVSKVPDSQVISDIDETVKWAGEHGGDLKRLGITGFCWGGRITWLYAEHNPHVKAAVAWYGRVTGNKTANTPSNPIDNAAELNVPVLGLYGRQDQSIPQDTLEQMKQAVANGQPKARESQIVVYDDAPHAFFADYRPSYRKEDAEDGWKRALAWFREHGVK